The DNA segment GAATTTTTTGCAGTAAAGCAGATTCACCGGCAGCACCTTTCTTGGCAGCTACTGCTGCTTTTGCGCCTTTATGTTTTGTAGAATCACCTTTAAGCGAATCAGGAAGTGCAATGGCACCTTTCATGTCACTGATACGGTTGTTGGCATCCAGCAGGAATTTATATATATCGGAATTCTCGTAAGTTTCCCAGAACTCCAGATTGGCAGACCCCTGAAGAAGTTTCCTTACACGTTCAGGATCTTTTATACCCGGCAACTCAACCAGGATACGCCCTGTATTCTGTAATTTCTGAATGTTGGGTTGAACCACACCGAAACGGTCAATTCTACTCCTTAAAATATTAAAGGAATTGTCGATGGCATTAGAAGTTTCCTTACGAATAACGGCTAAAACCTGAGCATCGGTAGAATTGAAATTGATTTTATCTTTTAATTCCGGGGTACTGAATATGGCAGCCAACCGTGCATTGGGATCAACTTTTTTGAAAGACTCAGCAAAAAGTGTCACAAAATCTTTTGTGCTGCTTTTTTCCATCTCTTTTGCATTGGCTATTGCCTTATTAAATGTGGAATCAGTACTATAATCTGACATGGACCGGATCAAGTCTGGCAAAGAAATTTCAAGAGTAACGTTCATACCTCCCTTGAGGTCCAAACCTAAATTCAACTCTCTTTCCTTACATTCCTTGTAGGTGTATTTTTTAACACCAATGTTATAAACTACTTCTCCGGATATTGAATCAAGATAAGCAGCTTCTTTTGCCGGATTTCCTTTGGCAAAGTCCCTTGCATCTTTTTCAACAAATTTTGTGACCAGCGTAAAGGATAATTGGAATAAACATACCAACACCAGCGTAATCGCAAAAAATTTGACGGCTCCTTTATTTTGCATCTTTTCGTGGTTTTATAGATAATTAAAAATTAGCTCAGTTAAAAATTGAAGGGCAAATATATTAATTTTTTTAAAAGAACTTTTATTAACCTTTTATTATCTGAAGAAATCTTATCAAACAAATATTAAGCGAAATATAAGGAAAAGAGTACCCGACATTAAAGTAGTAACGGGCAAAGTAATAAGCCAGGCAATGGCTATATTGGTTATTGTTTTCATCTGAAGATTTTTCATTCCACCGCCGGCAACCATACTTCCGGCTACGCCTGAGGATAAAACATGGGTGGTGCTAACCGGCAGGCCGAATAAAGTGGATGCTCCGATGGTTGCTGCAGCCACCACTTCAGCTGTGGCACCCTGGGCATAGGTCAAATGTGTCTTACCGATTTTTTCGCCTATGGTTACCACAATTCTTTTCCAACCCACCATGGTTCCAAGGCCCAGGGATGTTGAAATCATTAATATGACCCACCAGGGCGAATATTCAGTAAAAGCCCTCATGCCCTTAACATTGGCACGTAAAGTACTTGCATCTTTTTGCGTAATTCCCGCAGGTAGGGCTATTCCCTCTTTAAGAAAAATATTTTCAGTTGTTTTGGCCACCAGCAAAATATCTTTTCTCATCATAAAATGTTTGTTGGAAGGCATCTGATCAAAATTTTTCAAATTAGCCAGATTGTATTTGATGGTATCCAGCCTTTTGTCCATTTTAACAAATGCTGCACGGGAGGCTGCCGGAAGTTTGGTGGAATCGACCTTCTGGAATACTGTTTCGACAGCGCATGCTTTAGACAATAAATTCCGGGGATCCTGATGCCGGTCTAATGCAAAATGTGCGGGGATAATACCTATTAATATAATCATGATCAAGCCCACCCCTTTTTGACCATCGTTCGAACCATGGGAAAAACTAACCAGGCTGCAGGTTGTAACAAGAATTCCACGTATCCATAAGGGCGGATGTTTTTTTTCTGAAGGTGCTTTAAACAAGGCCTTATTTTTTACCAGCAATTTTAACAGGTACATCAGAAACATAGCCAGGCCAAAGCCTAAAATGGGCGAAATCAACAACGAAAGTCCTGTATCAGCGGCTTTATGCCAGTTTAAAGCCACCGTGGAACTACCGGGCAACATCATAAATGCCAGACCCACCCCAAAAATGGAACCAATCAAAGCATGTGAACTTGAACAGGGAATACCAAAATACCAGGTACCTAAATTCCAGATGACAGAAGTAAGAATCAATGCCAATATCATAGAAACGGCATGATAAATATTCTGATCAACCAGAGCCTCGACAGGTAAAAGATTGATTATCCCAATTGCCACGGCAATGCCACCCACGTTAACCCCAACAAAATTGCATAAACCTGACCACATAACTGCCACATCAGGTTTTAAGGTATTGGTATAAATAACAGTGGCCACAGCATTGGCCGTATCGTGAAATCCGTTAATAAA comes from the Bacteroidota bacterium genome and includes:
- a CDS encoding inorganic phosphate transporter; the protein is MFGLSIGLTILLIVCLLAACSFEFINGFHDTANAVATVIYTNTLKPDVAVMWSGLCNFVGVNVGGIAVAIGIINLLPVEALVDQNIYHAVSMILALILTSVIWNLGTWYFGIPCSSSHALIGSIFGVGLAFMMLPGSSTVALNWHKAADTGLSLLISPILGFGLAMFLMYLLKLLVKNKALFKAPSEKKHPPLWIRGILVTTCSLVSFSHGSNDGQKGVGLIMIILIGIIPAHFALDRHQDPRNLLSKACAVETVFQKVDSTKLPAASRAAFVKMDKRLDTIKYNLANLKNFDQMPSNKHFMMRKDILLVAKTTENIFLKEGIALPAGITQKDASTLRANVKGMRAFTEYSPWWVILMISTSLGLGTMVGWKRIVVTIGEKIGKTHLTYAQGATAEVVAAATIGASTLFGLPVSTTHVLSSGVAGSMVAGGGMKNLQMKTITNIAIAWLITLPVTTLMSGTLFLIFRLIFV